The DNA sequence gagtcgcagaatacCATCCGCGCCGacagtaacttccttggcaccgccccgtagtaccgtttctcgaagaaccattaagtgtggttCATCATAccggcgagccttgatctgctcaaatagtgaagactgtgccacaacacatacaagaattcggctaggctctgaaatattcaattttacaagtctgttagccaaggactgaatgtccaaagctaatggtctTTCTTCTGCTGcaataaaagccaaactacccatactctccgcctttctacttaagGTGTTTGCAACCACATTTCCTTTGCCCGggtgatacaggatagtaatatcatgaTCTTTTagcaactcaagccatctgcactAACTCAAATTcaggtccctctacttgaacaaatgctgcaaatcatgatgatcagtgtaaacttcacaagacaccccataaagataatgcctccaaatcttaagagcctgaacaattgcagctaactccagattacgtaccggataattcttctcgtgaggtttctgctgacgtgaagcatatgcaataactcgcccctcctataTTAATACATAatccaaaccaatgcgtgaagcgtcacaatacactgtatatatatcCCCAAACCGGAAGACAACACTAACATTGATGTTGTGGTCAATGTTCTCTTGAGTTTTTGAAAGCTCACTTCATAATCATCGGACTATCGAAActaagcacccttctgggttaatttggtcaaaggtgctgcaatagatgaaaaaccctccatgaaccgacgataataacctactaaacctagaaaactcatgatctcagtcgccgaagtgggacaatgccaattctgaactgcctcaatctttttgggatcaactttaatgcccttgcccgatacaacatgcccaaaaatgctacagactctagccagaactcacatttagagcacttagcatataacttttattcccgcaaggtctgaagcaccactctcatatgttgctcgtgctcttccttactgcacgagtaaatcaaaatatcatcaatgaagacaatgacaaacgaatcaatatacggCCTAaataccttgttcatcaaatccataaatgccaccAGGGCGTTAGTTAAcccgaaagacatcaccataaactcataatgaccatatctagtccgaaaagcagtcttcggaacatctgaatcccgaatcttcagctgatggtacccgacctcaagtcgatcttagaaaacatcctagcaccctgcaactagtcaaatagatcatcaatatgcaataataggtacttgttcttaatagtgactttgttcaattgacgataatcaatacacattcgcatcgttccatccttcttcttcacaaataatacccgtgcaccccaaggcgatacactcggtctgatgaaccctttggctagtaactcttcaagctgttctttcaattctttcaattattttggagccatgcgatacggtgggatagatataggctgggtatctggagccaagtcaatacaaaaatcaatatcacgatctgatagcatgcctggaagatctgaaggaaatgcatcggagaactcccgaactacatgcaCTGAGTCAATAGTTAGAGTCTCTGCAGTAGcatcccaaacataggctagataagccaaacaactcttctcaaccatgtgtcgagacttcataaaagaaataacccgattagatactctaacagacgaacccttccactccagcctaggcaatgctggaatagccaaggtaatagtcttggcatggcaatctaggatggcatgatatggagataaccagtccatgcccaggatgatttcaacgtcggtcatctcaagcagtagaagatctactctagtttcataagcacaaaatgtaataatacaggaccggtagatccgatccacaacaacagaatcgcccacaggagtggacacataaacacgAGTActtaaggactcacgagaaacacccaggaaatgagaaaatggagatgacacataggaatatgtagaccctggatcaaataatactgaggcatctttgccgcaaacagaaataatacctgtaatcactgcatttgaggcctctgcatctggtctggccaaaaaagcatagaaccgagctggagcgccaactggctggcctccacctggttgacctccacctctaggatgacccctacccacctgtcctccgccTCTGGGTGGTCAGACGGCTGGTGGGGTAACTGGTGTggtaatcataggctgttgaccctgctgcactggtctaccctgaagcctggggtagaatctccgcatgtgactaggatccccgtactcataacaactcttcggtgcgatgggctgttgactaagagtctggccctggtgacctgaatacccactggaaaaACCCTGAATAACTGGTGGGCGATAATAACTCTCTGGCATAACGCTGAAATAAGGTctcactggagcaccccgaggaggcgatggtgctggatatgggggcctgctagactgccctctcacgaactgacctccgCCCCCAGACAGagaacctctgaactctccaaaatatttgaaccgcttatctctcataacgtgCTCTCGGCTCTACTGACACACACCCttaatcctccgggctatctccacgactagctcataagaagtacccatctcaacctctcggggcatagtggcctgaatgctagtatgtaaacccacaacaaacctctacactctctctgcctcagtagggaatATCATACGTGCATGgcaagacaactcagagaacctcgcctaataatcggtcactaacatctgaccctgccggagctgctcaaactgaaactacAACTCTTCCctatgggagggtggaatatacctgaccaggaaaatacgggtgaacctgtcccaagtcatgggagagAATCTGCTGGTCAACCAAGAAGATAAGAcatccaccatctacgggctctgccctctagctaaaaagtagcaaagtctaccctatgagactccaatatcctcatgttgtccagtatgtccctgcaccgatcaatgaaatcctggggatcctcatgtcgcttacccccaaagacaggaggatgtagtctagtccatctgtcca is a window from the Nicotiana tomentosiformis chromosome 10, ASM39032v3, whole genome shotgun sequence genome containing:
- the LOC138900377 gene encoding uncharacterized protein, with amino-acid sequence MGSLAFIAAEERPLALDIQSLANRLVKLNISEPSRILVCVVAQSSLFEQIKARRYDEPHLMVLRETVLRGGAKEVTVGADGILRLQDHLCVPNVDGLGKKMLEEAHSSRNSIHPGATKMYRDVRQHYWWRRMKRDIVKYVARSLNFQ